Genomic segment of Yoonia sp. R2331:
TCATACCCCGTCTGGGTTGGCAGATCGAAGGCGACCGACAGCCCGGTCTGCCCCTTCGCCAGATTGCCCCGGTAAAGCGCGTTTGACGCCTTGGCCGTGGAATGGCCTGCATAGGTGCGGAATAGCCAGGGGCGGTCTTTTTCGGTCTGGGTCATTGCGGGCCTCTTTGCGGTCGCAGCGTAATTTTATTGCTTTCAAACCCCGTTATAGGAAATTTTGAACCTTCGTCAATCCGCTGCGCTGCGGCATGACGGGATTTACGCGGGGTCCGTTCCCTGTCAGGCTCTGCCTATGACGCAACCCGTGACGCTTCCGCTGTGGGCCTTTGTGCTTATCTTGTTGTTCGCGGGGGTGACCTTTGCGTCGCACTTCCTGTTTCCATCGGTGCGCTGGTTCTTTCGCCGCCGGGCCGAACGGGTGATCGCCCGGCTGAATGAACGCCTGCAAAAGCCGATTGAACCGTTCAAGCTGGCGCGGCGTTACGACATGATCCAGCGGTTGGTCTATGACCCGGACGTGACGCAAGCCGTCGTCGAACACGCGCGCAAGAACAACCTGCCCGAAAACGTGGCGTTTGAGCAGGCGCAACGCTATGCCCGCGAAATCGTGCCCAGCTTTTCGGCCACCGCCTATTTCACCGTTGGCACCCGGCTGGCCCGCTGGATCAGCAAATCGCTTTACCGCATCCGGCTGGGTGCCTTCCCCCGCGAGGCGCTCGCCGCGCTGGACCCAAATGCAACCGTGATCTTTGTGATGAACCATCGGTCCAACATGGACTATGTGCTGGTCACTTATCTGGTCAGCCGCGCGGGCGCGCTATCTTATGCAGTGGGCGAATGGGCGCGGGTCTGGCCCTTGTCGGCGATGATCAAGATGATGGGCGCCTACTTTATCCGTCGCCGGTCGCGTGGCGATTTGTACCGCCGTGTGCTGGCCCGCTATGTGCAAATGGCCACCACCGGTGGCGTCACGCAGGCCATGTTCCCAGAGGGCGGCCTGTCTCTGACCGGGCGCAGCACTGCACCAAAGCTGGGACTGCTGAACTATATCGTCACCGCTGATCTGACCGACCGCGATGTGGTCTTTGTCCCCGTAGGGTTGAACTATGACCGAATACTGGAAGACAAATTCCTGGTGGCTGCCGATAAAAAGGGCGTGCGCCGGTTCCGCCCGCCGTTGATGACGGTGGTGCGCGGCGTGTCCTGGCACCTGTGGCAACGGATCACTCGCCGGTTTGACAGCTTTGGCGCGGCCTCGGTCGGGTTTGGGCAGCCGCTGGAATTGTCCGCATTCCGCACAACCGTCCAAGGTGACCTGACAGAGGCTGTCGCGGCAGAGCTGATGGCGCGGATCAACGCGGTGATCCCGGTGCTGTCCGCGCCGTTGATCGCAGATGCGCTGTTGCAGGGAGCTGACACATCCGCTGCGGTGCAGACGAAAGTGCAGGCCGCACTTTCGCAGCTGAAAGACCGGCGGATGGTGCTGCCGCGCCGGGACCCCGGCGCATTGGTCGAAGACGCCCTGCGCCGCTTTGCTGACCGCGGCTTGATCACCAAGCAAGGCGATGCGCTGCAGATCACAGAGACCGGACAGGACATTCTGCGCTTTTATGCCGCCAGCATCGCACATCACATGGGGCGGGACGCGCAAGAATCGGTTGCGAAATAAAATTACAAAAAATGCCGTAGATGGGTTGCAAAGTTACGCTGCAGATGCGAAATACCGGAAAAGCGTCGATTCTGCGACGCGGCAACGGGATGAGCATGATGGAGAGCGACATGGCCCTGGATCAGAACACCGCGACAACTGCACCTGAAAAGGCACTCTATGAGGTGGGTGAAATGCCGCCCTTGGGCCATGTGCCCGATCAGATGTATGCCTGGACCATCCGTCGCGAGCGCCACGGCGAGCCTGACAAGGCGTTCGAGGTTGAGGTGGTGGAATGCCCCAAGCCTGACAGCCACGAGGTGCTGGTCATGGTGATGGCCGCAGGCGTCAACTATAACGGTGTCTGGGCCGGTCTCGGCATCCCGATCAGCCCCTTTGACGTGCACAAGGCGGATTTCCACATCGCAGGCTCCGATGCCTCGGGCATCGTCTGGGCGGTGGGTGACAAGGTCAAACGCTGGAAGGTCGGGGATGAGGTGGTGATCCACTGCAATCAGGATGACGGCGACGATGAACATTGCAACGGCGGCGATCCGATGTTTTCCGACAGCCAGCGGATCTGGGGCTATGAAACCCCCGATGGGTCCTTTGCACAGTTCACCTGCGTGCAAAGCCAGCAACTGATGCCGCGCCCACAGCACCTGACATGGGAAGAAAGCGCCTGCTATACGCTGACGCTGGCCACCGCGTACCGCATGCTCTTTGGCCATGAACCCCATGACCTCAAGCCGGGTCAGAACGTGCTTGTCTGGGGCGCCTCTGGCGGTTTGGGGTCCTATGCGATCCAGTTGATCAACACCGCAGGCGCGAATGCGATTGGCGTGATTTCCGAAGAGGACAAGCGCGAGTTTGTCATGAGCCTTGGGGCCAAGGGCGTCATCAACCGCAAGGATTTCAACTGCTGGGGGCAATTGCCCACCGTCAATACAGACGAATACAACACCTGGCTGAAAGAGGCGCGCAAGTTCGGCAAGGCCATCTGGGAGATCACCGGCAAGGGCAACAACGTCGACATGGTGTTCGAACACCCCGGCGAGGCGACGTTCCCGGTGTCCTCGCTGGTGTGCAAAAAGGGCGGCATGGTGGTGATCTGTGCAGGCACCACCGGGTTCAACTGTACCTTTGACGTCCGCTACATGTGGATGCACCAAAAGCGTCTGCAAGGGTCGCACTTTGCGCATCTCAAACAGGCGTCGGCGGCCAACCAGCTGATGATCGAACGCCGCCTTGATCCCTGCATGTCAGAGGTGTTCCCCTGGGCCGACATTCCCGCCGCACACACCAAAATGCGCAAGAATGAACACAAGCCCGGCAATATGGCGGTGTTGGTTCAGGCGCCAAAAACCGGGCTTCGGACCTATGAAGACACGGTTGTCGAAGCACAACGATAAGTCAGCGTGATTCGGAACATCAATCGCCCCATGGTTGTGGGGCGATTTTTTGTTCCAAGGCGAGCGACAATAATTCAAACACTTGGCGATTTATGCCCTCCCCATATCTAGCGGGGGACAGTCCAGTGAATAAATCTTAAATCCTCGCCGTGCTATCCTAGGTTGTTAACATTTCGTTAACGATTACTTTGGAGGGTAATCATGGGACACAAATGGATTATCGACGTTCTTGCTGACTTGGAGTCTTTTGCCCACCAGAACAAGCTGCCCATTCTTGCAGCTGAACTGGGAAAGACTGCGCGGGTTGCGTCAGCAGAAATCGTTGCCTTGAACGAAGGGGCGCCGATTGTGGTGCATGGTGATGCGGAACAAATTCAATCGCTTCTATCAAGGACTGGAACAGGCTGAACAACTTGATCAGATCCAGGACCTGATCGTTGGGCTGCGCGATCAGTTGGACGTCGATCACGCCGTCTATCACTGGGTCAGCACCGATGGTGAACAATACGGCTTTGGCACTTACCCACCGGTTTGGGTGCAACATTACATTGATCGGGATTATTTGCGGGTGGATCCGGTCATCATTGGCTGCTTCCAGCGGTTCCACCCCGTCGATTGGAAGAACCTCGATTGGACATCAAAAGCCGCCCGCACATTCCGCCGTGATGCCATCAGCCACGGGGTTGGCAATCAGGGCTTTTCCATCCCGATCCGGGGCCCCAACGGACAATTCGCACTTTTTACCGTGTCGCACAGTTGCGACGATGAAACCTGGCGGCGCTTTACGGATGACCACCAGCGCGAATTGATCCTTGTTGCCCACTACCTCAACCAAAAAGCGCTCGAGATTGAAAAGGGCCGCACGCCCGAACCCGTGCGTCCGCTGTCCCCGCGCGAGGTTGATACGCTGACCTATCTGGCAATGGGATATGGGCGCGGTCAGGTGGCTGAAATGCTGTCAATCTCGGAACACACTCTGCGCGCCTATATCGAAAGTGCGCGGTTCAAACTGGGGGCGGCCAACACCACTCACGCCGTTGCCCGCGCCCTGTCCGAAGGGTTGATCGTCGTCGGCGGTGCCGTGCGAGAGGCCGAAGGTCATTGGCCGGGCAAGGACGCTGTCGCAGCAGCCACGGCCTAGGCTTAGGCATCGCGCCTTAACCTTCTGGAAACCACTTTTCCAAAATTTGGCGCGGTGCGTTAACCACGTTTTATCCAAGCTTTCACAAGACTAGCCCCATCGCACGTATTGCCACGGGGATTGAAATGCTACGCTATATTTACGGTGACTCACTACAAACACATGCACGGCTGCAAGACAGCATGTTTCGCGACCGCGCACATCAGTTTCGGGACCGCCTGAAATGGGATGTGACGGTCGACACCAACGGCTGGGAACGGGACGAATACGACCAGCTGAACCCACTTTATGTGATCTGGGAAAATGAACGCGGCGAACA
This window contains:
- a CDS encoding autoinducer binding domain-containing protein, with the translated sequence MRNKFNRFYQGLEQAEQLDQIQDLIVGLRDQLDVDHAVYHWVSTDGEQYGFGTYPPVWVQHYIDRDYLRVDPVIIGCFQRFHPVDWKNLDWTSKAARTFRRDAISHGVGNQGFSIPIRGPNGQFALFTVSHSCDDETWRRFTDDHQRELILVAHYLNQKALEIEKGRTPEPVRPLSPREVDTLTYLAMGYGRGQVAEMLSISEHTLRAYIESARFKLGAANTTHAVARALSEGLIVVGGAVREAEGHWPGKDAVAAATA
- a CDS encoding 1-acyl-sn-glycerol-3-phosphate acyltransferase; this encodes MTQPVTLPLWAFVLILLFAGVTFASHFLFPSVRWFFRRRAERVIARLNERLQKPIEPFKLARRYDMIQRLVYDPDVTQAVVEHARKNNLPENVAFEQAQRYAREIVPSFSATAYFTVGTRLARWISKSLYRIRLGAFPREALAALDPNATVIFVMNHRSNMDYVLVTYLVSRAGALSYAVGEWARVWPLSAMIKMMGAYFIRRRSRGDLYRRVLARYVQMATTGGVTQAMFPEGGLSLTGRSTAPKLGLLNYIVTADLTDRDVVFVPVGLNYDRILEDKFLVAADKKGVRRFRPPLMTVVRGVSWHLWQRITRRFDSFGAASVGFGQPLELSAFRTTVQGDLTEAVAAELMARINAVIPVLSAPLIADALLQGADTSAAVQTKVQAALSQLKDRRMVLPRRDPGALVEDALRRFADRGLITKQGDALQITETGQDILRFYAASIAHHMGRDAQESVAK
- the ccrA gene encoding crotonyl-CoA carboxylase/reductase, with the translated sequence MALDQNTATTAPEKALYEVGEMPPLGHVPDQMYAWTIRRERHGEPDKAFEVEVVECPKPDSHEVLVMVMAAGVNYNGVWAGLGIPISPFDVHKADFHIAGSDASGIVWAVGDKVKRWKVGDEVVIHCNQDDGDDEHCNGGDPMFSDSQRIWGYETPDGSFAQFTCVQSQQLMPRPQHLTWEESACYTLTLATAYRMLFGHEPHDLKPGQNVLVWGASGGLGSYAIQLINTAGANAIGVISEEDKREFVMSLGAKGVINRKDFNCWGQLPTVNTDEYNTWLKEARKFGKAIWEITGKGNNVDMVFEHPGEATFPVSSLVCKKGGMVVICAGTTGFNCTFDVRYMWMHQKRLQGSHFAHLKQASAANQLMIERRLDPCMSEVFPWADIPAAHTKMRKNEHKPGNMAVLVQAPKTGLRTYEDTVVEAQR